A single region of the Hyphomonas adhaerens MHS-3 genome encodes:
- a CDS encoding HNH endonuclease codes for MSQPYAPTETPLFKALWEAQDGCCALCGQTMPSSRFDVAHSTLWKHQRPTYDHIIAVARGGPDTADNLQLAHARCNKVKGMGNVRPPVRKG; via the coding sequence ATGAGCCAGCCTTACGCCCCGACCGAGACGCCGCTGTTCAAGGCCTTGTGGGAAGCTCAGGACGGATGTTGCGCGCTGTGCGGGCAGACCATGCCGTCCAGCCGGTTCGATGTAGCCCATTCCACGCTCTGGAAACATCAGCGCCCGACCTATGACCACATCATCGCCGTGGCCCGTGGCGGTCCGGATACGGCCGACAACCTCCAGCTGGCGCATGCGCGCTGCAACAAGGTGAAGGGCATGGGCAATGTCCGCCCGCCGGTCCGCAAGGGCTAG
- a CDS encoding LytTR family DNA-binding domain-containing protein has product MPQYLKTRLRDAAVILGIAAMLTFFGVYDHDSPVWVRFLMWVVTCAVGITTAEFVAPAVFVREIVGKLVPVKVAITAAIISVPVLLSLYLYMGLFGTWVPMHLLPMQYVYVFAMSLVLTLAGFLIGKASRSSAAANRPAASDAVQRFLDRLPVRFRQAELWAVSSEDHYLRVHTNLGEELILMRLADAVRELEGAAGGQVHRSWWVAKDGVSDARRENGKLVLVLKNGTDVPVSRTYQAAAIEAGLA; this is encoded by the coding sequence ATGCCGCAATACCTGAAGACCCGGCTGCGCGATGCGGCGGTGATCCTCGGGATCGCGGCGATGCTCACCTTTTTCGGTGTCTATGACCATGACTCCCCGGTCTGGGTGCGTTTCCTGATGTGGGTCGTCACCTGCGCGGTCGGCATCACCACCGCCGAATTTGTCGCGCCGGCTGTTTTCGTGCGGGAGATCGTGGGCAAGCTTGTGCCGGTGAAGGTCGCGATCACCGCGGCCATCATCTCGGTTCCGGTGCTGCTGTCCCTCTATCTGTACATGGGCCTGTTCGGGACCTGGGTGCCGATGCACCTGCTGCCGATGCAATATGTCTATGTCTTTGCCATGTCGCTGGTGCTGACCCTGGCCGGCTTCCTGATCGGCAAGGCCAGCCGGTCGTCCGCCGCAGCGAACCGGCCCGCCGCGTCCGACGCGGTTCAGCGCTTCCTCGATCGCCTGCCGGTCAGGTTCCGGCAGGCCGAATTATGGGCCGTCTCATCGGAAGACCATTATCTGCGGGTCCACACAAATCTCGGCGAGGAGCTGATCCTGATGCGGCTGGCGGATGCGGTCCGCGAACTGGAGGGCGCCGCGGGCGGTCAGGTCCACCGGTCCTGGTGGGTCGCGAAGGACGGCGTCAGCGATGCCCGGCGCGAGAATGGCAAACTTGTGCTGGTCCTGAAGAACGGCACCGACGTGCCGGTTTCCCGCACCTATCAGGCCGCTGCGATAGAGGCCGGGCTTGCCTAG
- a CDS encoding DUF2306 domain-containing protein → MTDLAQTFRRISLPRRVRRNTILLIAAPVVYGIISWLILKSAGNPPVHFRIDIAPLVEAAFVVKLHVLGAVVAFVTGIILLRGVKGSGLHRKLGYTWVAAMALAAISSFFITGLNGSHFSWIHGISAWTVVALPMAVAAARRRNIAKHARGMTSAFVGGLLVAGLFTFLPGRMLWSIFFAV, encoded by the coding sequence ATGACCGACCTCGCCCAGACTTTCCGCCGCATCAGCCTGCCCAGGCGGGTGCGCCGCAACACGATCCTGCTGATCGCCGCGCCCGTCGTTTACGGGATCATCAGCTGGCTCATCCTGAAATCAGCCGGCAATCCGCCGGTCCACTTCCGGATCGACATCGCGCCCCTCGTCGAGGCTGCCTTTGTGGTGAAGCTTCATGTCCTGGGGGCGGTGGTTGCCTTCGTGACCGGCATCATCCTCCTGCGCGGGGTGAAAGGGTCGGGCTTGCATCGCAAGCTCGGCTACACCTGGGTCGCGGCGATGGCGCTGGCGGCGATCAGCTCTTTCTTCATCACCGGACTGAACGGCAGCCACTTCAGCTGGATCCACGGCATCTCGGCCTGGACGGTCGTCGCGTTGCCCATGGCCGTCGCTGCCGCCCGCCGCCGGAACATCGCCAAACACGCCAGAGGCATGACCAGTGCCTTCGTCGGAGGCTTGCTGGTCGCCGGATTGTTCACTTTCCTGCCCGGAAGGATGCTCTGGTCCATTTTCTTTGCAGTGTGA